The following DNA comes from Peribacillus sp. FSL E2-0218.
CCCATCCTTAATTTTCCGGATGGATGCGACTTCATCGATATCGAATTCATCCCTGATTTCCCCAACGATTTCCTCGAGGATATCCTCGACTGTGACAAGGCCGGAGGTACCGCCGTATTCATCCATCAAAATAGCCATATGGATGCGTTCTTTTTGCATTTTCAACAGCAGATCATGTATAGGTATATTTTCCATGACACGAATGATCGGACGTGAGTAATTTTCAATCGCCTTGACTTGGATTTCCGGATTACGAATAAGGTCCGAGAACACCTCTTTCAAATTCACCAAGCCGATGACATGGTCTTTATCACCTTCGACAACAGGATATCGTGTGTACTTCTCCAACTTTGCCACATCGACGAATTCCTGTACCGTTTCATCTTTCGAAATGGTCATGATTTCTGTCCTTGGGACCATGATTTCTTTGGCAACACGGTCATCGAATTCAAAGATATTGCTTACATATTTGAATTCCGATTGGTTAATCTCTCCGCTTTTATAACTATCGGAAAGGATGAAGCGCAATTCTTCTTCGGTGTGGGCTATTTCACTTTCGGACGCAGGCTTGAAGCCAAATAATCCTACAACGAAGCGAGAAGAGTGATTCAATACCCAAATGAAGGGGAAGGCAATCTTATGGAAAAAAATCAGCGGGCCGGCAATAGCCAGGGCCACTTGTTCCGCCTTTTGAATGGCGACTGTCTTCGGTGCCAATTCACCAACAACGACATTCAGGAATGTTATCAGGGAAAATGAAATGACAAATGTCAGAATGCTTGTGACTTCCTGTGGGAAATGTAAGGCATTGAATAAAGGTCCTACCAATGTGAGGACAGTCGGTTGTCCCAGCCACCCCAATCCAAGGGCAGTCACTGTAATGCCGAGCTGTGTCGCGGAAAGGTATTCATCAAGATCGGATGTAACTTTCTTGGCCGCCATGGCTTTTTTGTTTCCCTCTTCAATCAATTGGTCGAGCCTTGAGCTGCGAACCCTGATGATCGAAAATTCGGAAGCTACAAAAAAGGCAGTTAAAGCGATTAAAATAATGACTAATAACAAACTTAATATGTCCAAATAGTGAGGGATTCCATTGAATCGCCGTTGATGCCGGACGACCTAATTATCCCAGTCACCTCCCAAAACCAATAATAAATGAAATGATTACCTTTTATAAATGGCAGATGAAAAATAAATATCGGTTTATTCCATATGAGAATTTTCGATCTATAGCGTCATTCACCTCGATCAGTAGCGGAACCTTCCTAATAGTATAAGTAAACGGAGGCCATTCAGTCAAAAATTTCACACTGAAAATCCAAGGAAATCAGGATATTTATTCATTATTTAGTTTGCAGCTGTATGGAAAAGGTCGTCAGGAAATCGGTTGAATGACATGATAAGGTTCCTTTATGTTTCAAAACGATTTCTTTACAGACGAATAGCCCCAGCCCCGTCCCCCTTTTTTTTGTGGTGATAAAAGGTTCAAAAATATTCGGCAGGACTTCTTCCGGTATCTTCGGACCATTGTTGGAAATATTCAAGGTAAGGATGCCAGGGGGTGATTCAGAGCCGGAAATATAAATGGATGGGGAAGGCATCCCAGTCACTACATCTAAGGCATTTAAAATGATATTCAATAACACTTGGCGAAATTCCTCTTCAGAACCTGAAATGACGGCATCATCGGCAACGTTACATGTAATCGAAGCGTTGACTTCCAAAATGCTGGGATATAAAAATTCAATTACCTCGTTAACCAGTCGGGAGATCGAAAATAGTTCTGTCGGCGATCCCGATGTTTCCTTTTTGGACATATTGAGGAATTGGGTAATCCGGTAATTGAGCTGATCCAACTCCTTGGAAATGATATCAAGATATTTGATTTCAGGTTGTTCTGCTTGTAGCAATTGTATGAATCCCATGATGGAAGTCAGAGGATTGCGGAATTCATGGACAAAACTTGAGGTCATTTGGCCTAAAAGTGTCAAACGGTCTTTATGGTTAGGGCTTATGAATTGATAGCGTTCGTCCAGTTCCTTCGTTTTCAAATCGGTATAATGGGATGATGCAAACTGAATGAGTTGATCGAAGTAAACGTTGATTTGCTTAATGAGAGCGGATCCTTCTTCCATAGGCATCCTGGAAATTAAAACGTGTTCAATGAAGATAGACCTTCCGATGGTTACAGAGGAAAAGAAAACTTCCATATTCAACTGCTTATTGACTCGGTCAGTTGCAATTTTTTCACCGATTACCCTCAGTATATCTCCCATGT
Coding sequences within:
- a CDS encoding hemolysin family protein, with the translated sequence MDILSLLLVIILIALTAFFVASEFSIIRVRSSRLDQLIEEGNKKAMAAKKVTSDLDEYLSATQLGITVTALGLGWLGQPTVLTLVGPLFNALHFPQEVTSILTFVISFSLITFLNVVVGELAPKTVAIQKAEQVALAIAGPLIFFHKIAFPFIWVLNHSSRFVVGLFGFKPASESEIAHTEEELRFILSDSYKSGEINQSEFKYVSNIFEFDDRVAKEIMVPRTEIMTISKDETVQEFVDVAKLEKYTRYPVVEGDKDHVIGLVNLKEVFSDLIRNPEIQVKAIENYSRPIIRVMENIPIHDLLLKMQKERIHMAILMDEYGGTSGLVTVEDILEEIVGEIRDEFDIDEVASIRKIKDGHYILDSKLLVKEVNDLLGIHLEEDDVDTIGGWVLTENYDVNVGDIMEKDGFCFKVIEMEDHAIRSIEVTKKVVKLPLEEDLPQR
- a CDS encoding HAMP domain-containing sensor histidine kinase; amino-acid sequence: MVSNREMTIHFLSSQKSTILSKWKDELLHLPDGYVGYFKREVENVFSLMMDQLEKSNTDMGDILRVIGEKIATDRVNKQLNMEVFFSSVTIGRSIFIEHVLISRMPMEEGSALIKQINVYFDQLIQFASSHYTDLKTKELDERYQFISPNHKDRLTLLGQMTSSFVHEFRNPLTSIMGFIQLLQAEQPEIKYLDIISKELDQLNYRITQFLNMSKKETSGSPTELFSISRLVNEVIEFLYPSILEVNASITCNVADDAVISGSEEEFRQVLLNIILNALDVVTGMPSPSIYISGSESPPGILTLNISNNGPKIPEEVLPNIFEPFITTKKRGTGLGLFVCKEIVLKHKGTLSCHSTDFLTTFSIQLQTK